TGTCACCTCATTAGATTCGAAAGAGCTGACAGCCGTACAAAACCAGATCAAAGCAGAAAGCAAAATAAACGCTGGACAGGTAGTGGCCAGAAATATAGATACAGAAGCATGGCTGAATGGATTATCTGCAGTTCAATACCAGAATTTTATTGACAACTCAGCTGTTGCTGCAGACAAAAAGTATGAAAGCGGCTGGAGCCTTTTCAAACATAAAATCCCAATGTGGATTTTCCTGATCATTTGTGTCATCATCAGTTATTATTGTGTGGTCAAAAACCTATCACTCATTCCTGTACTGGGCTTAATCAGCTGCTTGTACATGATGTGCGAATTGGGCATTTCCAACTGGATAGGTTTCGGCATTTGGCTGATTGTAGGTTTAGTGGTTTACTTCCTTTACGGTTATAAACATAGTAAATTGAGGACTGAATAATTTCAATCTTGATTGTCCCATTTTTCCGTATACTCTTCTACCTTCTCTATTAAGGGAGTAAAATTACTATCCCCTTCACATTCAATTATTTTAGACAAACTCCTGCCATCAGGCATTCATTTTCTTAATCAACTATTTTAATTCTTTCAAACCAGGATCATCAACAAACTGGTCTATCGTTATAGACATAAATGCAAGTTGCAGGGAGGTTGTTGTAAACAAGTGCGTATAGACTGCGTATGAAGAGCGTATAGACTGCGCCTGGCATGCGAAAAATTCTAGCTGATGATCCGTTTTTGATCTGGTCCAGTTTCGGCCTTTAAACCGGTTTTGTGCGAAGAACCTCCCTATAAACCCTATATTCTTGACATTTAAACGACTAACTACAAAATGTTTCTGCCAAAACTAATTTATAACTTGGCCTAAAACAAGCGCAAAATCAACTGTAAAAACTGGTTAATAAGATATGGGAAAAATGAATTATGGGCCTTTTGGTCCATTCACAGGGAAAATTGGCAAGCTTGTTGGCAGCTCCAGAAATGGTGTATTTTATGTAAAAACAATTTCAAAAAGAACAGCGCCATTTTCTGAAGCGGAGCTGGCCAATCATAATAGATTTAGAGTTGCAGAAGCCTGGGTAAAACCACTTTTATCTTTTGTAAAAGTTGGTTTTAACAATGATACACCTAACCGTGGCAGATCTGCAGCAAAATCTTATATAATGAAAAATGCCATAGAAAGCGAAGGCCTGGAGGTTACTGTTTTCCCGGAACGCATGAAAGTAAGTATGGGCAATTTATCCTTATCAGAAAACATCAGCGTAGCTGTTGATGAAGATCTAAATTTACATTTTAGCTGGAACAAGGATTATGTAACCAATGGCAGCATGCGCGACCAGATCATGATGCTGGCCTATGACGTAGATGCTAAAAGAGCGTATTCCGTTACAGCGGGTAATTTTAGATATTTGGGAACAGATGTGTTGCCTATCGATAGCAAATCATATGAGCGTACTTTGCACATCTATGCAGCCTTTAATGCAGAGAATAGGAAAGATCAATCTGAAAGTGTTTATTTAGGCACAATTATTATTCAAAAATCCGATGCATAAGATCTGATATTTAATATTTTTTGTACGTTTACAATAAAAGGCATACTATTAACTAATCGCTGTTTTGAAAGAGTCTCAAGATCATGTTCAACTTTGGCAAAAATTTATCCAGGGAGACAGGGATGCATTCACAGCAATATACAATACCTACATCGGTAACCTGCATGAATATGCAATGCGGATTTTAAAGGACCAGGAGCAGGTAGAAGATTGCCTTCATGACTTATTCACAAAACTATGGGCCAATCATAAAACACTTGGTCATACAGATAATATAAAATTTTATTTGATCGCAGCTTTAAGAAACAACATCATCTCTTTTAGAACCAGAGAAAGCCGATTCCAAAAAGAAGAACTGCGGGACCACGAGGCTTTTGTCCTTGAATTTGATGCAGAAGCCAACAGGATAAAAAACGAGGAATCTTCTGAACAAAGTAAAAAAATTAAAGCCGCACTGGATCAGCTTACCGGGAGACAAAAAGAAATCCTTTACCTTAAGTACTTTGAGGAGTTGGATTATGAACAAATTTCAGAGTTGATGAATATTTCTGTGAAAGGCGCTTATAAACTATCTGCAAGAGCCTTGGAAGGGCTAAGGGCGATCATGAATGTAGACAAAGCCACTGTTATTTTGATGCTTTTTCACTATCGATCACAATTATTTTAAAAAATAATTGAATTTCATGGGGTGTTTTCCCTTTTCTTGGTGTTTGTCTTTATAATGCAGCACGAATATTATCAAAAATACAGCAACATTGAAGCATTCCTTAGCGATGAAGTTTTCATAAAAGCTATCAAGGACCAAAAACCAGAAGATATTTCCTTCTGGAATGCATATGAGGGTTCAGCACCTGCCAATATTGCGATATATCTTGCTGCAAAAAAGGAGCTTGAATATATCTTTAGTGCAAAAAGGATCATAACTTCAGATGCCTTTAAAGCGAAGCTGTTAGACAAGATCAATAAAAGCATTGACCAACAACAATATAAACAAACTACTACAAAACGCTTGTACAGATATATTGGTACTGCCGCCGCAATACTCCTTATCAGCATGGTGAGCTTATGGTTAAAACAAGCAGAGGTTACCATAAACACAGCTTATGGCCAAAAGAAAACCGTTACCCTGCCTGATGGCAGTTCCATTATGATGAATGCCAACTCTGAACTTACCTATCCCCTACTATGGAAATTTATGCGGGTAAGAAAAGTCTATTTAAAAGGAGAAGCTTATTTTAAGGTGGTTCACTTAAATAAAAATCCCGAGGACATTAAACAAAATGAACGTTTTCAGGTGCAGACGGCACATTTGAACATTGAAGTTCTTGGTACCGAGTTTAATGTTAAAGACCGGCGCAATACCGCTAAAGTAACACTAACACAAGGAAAAGTAAGTGTATGGTCTAACAGATCAGCACAACGCCTTACATTAAAGCCTAATGAGATGGCACAGCAAACGCCTACTGAAAAACTAAGGATCCTGCAAAAGAATGCGCAAACAGAAAGCGCATGGACAAATGGCAACATGAAGATGCAAAAAACCACAGTTAAACAGGTTATACAGGAGTTTGAAGATACCTATGGCCTTAAAGTTATACTCGACGACCCGGCCAGGGATAGCGTAAAAATAGACGGCACCATTTCTTTCAGAACGCAGGAGGGTGTGCTTTTTGTACTCGCCAATATACTAAATGCCAACATAAAAAAAGATGGTAAAACCATCCATTTACAACCCAGATAACACACCACACTAAATTCACCTAAACCATAATCAAAACAACATGAGAAAAAGCTCTACTCAATTTAGTAGGATGCTGATTTGCATCTTATTTTTAAATTTCATGCTTGTACTGTGCACAAAAGCGCAGCAAAAAAATGAAATCACAGTATCTGAAGCCCTCGAAAAAATAACCCAAAAATACGGGACAAAATTTGCCTACGATCACAATATCGTAACAGGAAAGCGGATTGCTGCATCTGCCATTAATGCTAAAACCCTGGATGAAGCACTAAAAAACGTTCTTTATCCAAATAATTTGCTCTTCCTTTATGTTTACGAAAACAACTATACTATTGTGAGCAGGGACATCAAATTTGAACCTACAAAAGGCAGCATCACACTACCTGCCGCAAGCGAAAATCAAGTCGTTAAAGGTATGGTTACCGATGAAAAAAACAATCCGGTACTAGGTGCTACTGTACGTTCCAGTCTTGGCAACAATGCGGTTATGACAGATGTGAACGGACGATTTACCCTCTCAGTACCCAATACATCGGGAATTATAACGGTTACGTACATCGGTTACCAAAGCTTTGCTTATGCACTTGCCAACAGGAAAACAGATGTCATCATCAACCTGCAACCTGATGTAAATATGCTGCAGAATGTAGACATTGTTTCTACGGGTTATCAAACACTTTCTAAAGAAAGAACAACCGGATCTTTTGGTGTAATTACCGCTAAAGAACTGGCAAAATTACCGTCACCAAATGTTTTGCAACGCCTGGAAGGTCAAATCCCAGGGCTTCAGGTTAGTTTAACCAGCGGCGACCGTACGTTCGCTTTTAACAATACACAATTGTCTGTTTCATCTGCCACCAGAACGGTTGGAAAAACAGATTATGGTATCAACATCAGGGGTACTGGCACAATAAGTGGCGAGGCCATGCCTTTAATTGTAGTAGATGGTGCCATTTCCGAATTGGACATCTCTTCCTTAAATCCAAATGATATTGACAACATCACGGTGCTAAGAGATGCTTCTGCCGCCTCTATATGGGGTGTCCGTGCAGCCAATGGCGTAATTGTGATTACCACAAAACAAGGCACCGTTGGCCAGGCACCTGCCATTAACTTTTCAGCAACGCTAATGACGGCCGATGCACCCGACTTGAGTTATTTGAGGAGTATGAATGCGGCACAGGTATTGGATTATGAAAAAGAGCTGGTAGATAAAGGTTTTATCGTAAACACCATCCCAAATTCATATACAAATGCTGCGCTGCTCAACAGTGAGGGAGCCAATCTGGCCATCCGACTTAAAGCAGGAACCATTACCCAGGCGCAATATGATGCACGTGTAAATGAGTTGAGTGCAATTGATAACAAATCTCAAATCTCAAAATACCTGCAGCGTGCAAGCAGCAACCAGCAATATAATTTATCTATTGGTGGTGGCTCTAATACTTCAAGGTACTTCTACTCCGCATCTTACAGCAAGGAACTTCCAAATACTGTTGGTGCTTCAGGTTCCCGCTTTACAGCAACCCTGAACAATTCATGGAAATTGTTTAAAGTGGCTACCCTAAGCACCAATATTAAAGGAACATTTTTTAAATATGCGAACAACGGAATCAGCGTTGGCAGCCTCTATACACCAACAAGATACACCCTATTGCCTTATCAGCTGCTCGCAGATGAAAATGGTAACGGCATCAATTTTCCAAGGTATGATCCTGCTTACACCAGTACATTGGCCGGCAGCTATAAGAGCTTTAATTACAATTATCTGGAAGAATTGGCCAACGCCGATAATACTCAAAAGGATAACAATTACACCGCTAACTTTAATTTAAGCGTACCCATCTTTAAAGGGCTATCGGCATCTGCAACTTATAATACAGAGCGCTCGTTTAGCAACAGCCGGATTTTCCGCAATCAGAACACCTATGAAATGCGAAGGGTTTTAAATTACTATACTTTTCCTGGCTCTGCCAGAAATAGTCTTGGAATTACCAATGGTGGCTCTTTAGGTTTGATCAATACTACACAAAATAGTTATAGCGTTCGTGGTCAGCTGAGCTACAACAATACCATTAGCAAAATCCATCAAATTGACGCGATAGCAGGATCAGAGATCAGGGAAACCAATATCGGACAGGGTACCTCCACGTTGTGGGGATACAATATAGTAACAGGTTTAACCAATGCAAATATCAATTATACTTCT
The Pedobacter sp. MC2016-14 DNA segment above includes these coding regions:
- a CDS encoding DUF6266 family protein — encoded protein: MGKMNYGPFGPFTGKIGKLVGSSRNGVFYVKTISKRTAPFSEAELANHNRFRVAEAWVKPLLSFVKVGFNNDTPNRGRSAAKSYIMKNAIESEGLEVTVFPERMKVSMGNLSLSENISVAVDEDLNLHFSWNKDYVTNGSMRDQIMMLAYDVDAKRAYSVTAGNFRYLGTDVLPIDSKSYERTLHIYAAFNAENRKDQSESVYLGTIIIQKSDA
- a CDS encoding RNA polymerase sigma factor translates to MKESQDHVQLWQKFIQGDRDAFTAIYNTYIGNLHEYAMRILKDQEQVEDCLHDLFTKLWANHKTLGHTDNIKFYLIAALRNNIISFRTRESRFQKEELRDHEAFVLEFDAEANRIKNEESSEQSKKIKAALDQLTGRQKEILYLKYFEELDYEQISELMNISVKGAYKLSARALEGLRAIMNVDKATVILMLFHYRSQLF
- a CDS encoding FecR family protein, encoding MQHEYYQKYSNIEAFLSDEVFIKAIKDQKPEDISFWNAYEGSAPANIAIYLAAKKELEYIFSAKRIITSDAFKAKLLDKINKSIDQQQYKQTTTKRLYRYIGTAAAILLISMVSLWLKQAEVTINTAYGQKKTVTLPDGSSIMMNANSELTYPLLWKFMRVRKVYLKGEAYFKVVHLNKNPEDIKQNERFQVQTAHLNIEVLGTEFNVKDRRNTAKVTLTQGKVSVWSNRSAQRLTLKPNEMAQQTPTEKLRILQKNAQTESAWTNGNMKMQKTTVKQVIQEFEDTYGLKVILDDPARDSVKIDGTISFRTQEGVLFVLANILNANIKKDGKTIHLQPR
- a CDS encoding SusC/RagA family TonB-linked outer membrane protein, translated to MLVLCTKAQQKNEITVSEALEKITQKYGTKFAYDHNIVTGKRIAASAINAKTLDEALKNVLYPNNLLFLYVYENNYTIVSRDIKFEPTKGSITLPAASENQVVKGMVTDEKNNPVLGATVRSSLGNNAVMTDVNGRFTLSVPNTSGIITVTYIGYQSFAYALANRKTDVIINLQPDVNMLQNVDIVSTGYQTLSKERTTGSFGVITAKELAKLPSPNVLQRLEGQIPGLQVSLTSGDRTFAFNNTQLSVSSATRTVGKTDYGINIRGTGTISGEAMPLIVVDGAISELDISSLNPNDIDNITVLRDASAASIWGVRAANGVIVITTKQGTVGQAPAINFSATLMTADAPDLSYLRSMNAAQVLDYEKELVDKGFIVNTIPNSYTNAALLNSEGANLAIRLKAGTITQAQYDARVNELSAIDNKSQISKYLQRASSNQQYNLSIGGGSNTSRYFYSASYSKELPNTVGASGSRFTATLNNSWKLFKVATLSTNIKGTFFKYANNGISVGSLYTPTRYTLLPYQLLADENGNGINFPRYDPAYTSTLAGSYKSFNYNYLEELANADNTQKDNNYTANFNLSVPIFKGLSASATYNTERSFSNSRIFRNQNTYEMRRVLNYYTFPGSARNSLGITNGGSLGLINTTQNSYSVRGQLSYNNTISKIHQIDAIAGSEIRETNIGQGTSTLWGYNIVTGLTNANINYTSTASYPYIAGATATSYTTFTGGGYPTQSDKRRRFLSYYSNAAYTLMQKYSLSASVRYDDYNNFGLDRKYRATPLWSAGAKWNASRESFIKQFSWIDNLGFRATYGVNGNLSLTTYPYTSIATLNSGDALTGESYAMVLALANPQLKWEKTYVTNFGADFSVLNGALSGSVEVYQKRGRDLLFSFPINSTYAGTIGTTSGITLLYRNTTSMNGNGVDINLRSKVLSNEKMEWTLGGTFSYNNNKIIDTRFASNSYNASFSSYPQGVGAIAGYAIDKLLVYRFAGLDANGLTQIYAEDGSVIPSTTSTITSFGVLKDAGRITAPYYGSLNTTFRYKQFSLYALATYQFGSVFIKPNVVSYITNNRLANYDLSAAIADRWRVPGDELKTNVPALNSNFYSLARYQYSDINVLKGDYLRLRQVSLSYQLPAGYLNKYKIKGAQLGVSVNNLGLLWRANKEGYDPDFSSTSLGGTTSLPAARSYNFSLNLNF